One genomic region from Metallosphaera tengchongensis encodes:
- a CDS encoding tetratricopeptide repeat protein, with protein sequence MFFYKLFLQIFPMVKDNLSRGIDLYDSGDYETALQVFMRELGGNPKNSELLYYIALTLYSLNRYEEGLYYINKAMSLDPSNPEYHNMRGLMLYLTERYSESIAEYSRAIDLNPDNPTYHVNRAITYLYLNRFEEALRDLNIAFEISRDESNYHYLRGMVFLAMKRPEKAVEEFDKAIATNSRVAEYYNGKGNALSGLERHEEAVKAYDFAIALDVKEPIFHMNKARSLYALGDYRNALKEVNTALELNPKSASAHDLKGLIYMDQNRLEEALGEFEKAIELATREALYHYHKALCLEKLRRTTEALKEIEVAVNLNPEEETYRNMMKSLAVSREDPEVRFNRGMELAKARRYGEAVSEFREAIRVSPDVPKYHFQLGLALANMGRFAEAEAEFRTASRLDPKNPVYLNNRAVSLYQMGNFLEALAVLQEAIRLRPDEPDYHYNKALCLTKLGRTGEALKELDRALKVRPGDRRYLRTRDSLLGRGEVKS encoded by the coding sequence ATATTCTTTTATAAATTATTTCTCCAAATATTCCCTATGGTCAAGGACAACCTCTCAAGGGGTATAGATCTCTACGACTCTGGAGACTATGAGACTGCCCTCCAGGTGTTCATGAGGGAGTTGGGCGGGAACCCTAAGAACTCTGAGCTCCTGTACTACATCGCCTTGACTCTGTACTCCCTAAACAGGTACGAGGAGGGGCTCTACTATATAAACAAGGCCATGAGTCTCGACCCCTCTAACCCCGAGTACCACAACATGAGAGGGCTCATGCTCTACCTAACAGAGAGGTATTCAGAGTCCATTGCAGAGTACAGTAGGGCAATAGACCTGAACCCAGATAACCCAACATACCACGTGAACAGGGCGATAACCTACCTATACCTGAATAGGTTCGAGGAAGCCCTCAGGGACCTGAACATTGCCTTTGAGATATCAAGGGATGAGTCCAACTACCACTACTTAAGAGGTATGGTGTTCCTCGCCATGAAAAGGCCAGAGAAAGCCGTGGAGGAGTTCGATAAGGCCATAGCTACCAACTCAAGGGTCGCTGAATACTATAACGGAAAAGGTAACGCCTTAAGCGGACTGGAGAGACATGAGGAGGCCGTAAAGGCCTATGACTTTGCTATAGCCCTTGACGTCAAGGAACCTATATTCCACATGAACAAGGCTAGGTCCCTCTATGCCCTAGGGGATTACAGAAACGCCTTGAAGGAGGTTAATACGGCCTTAGAGTTGAACCCAAAATCAGCTTCAGCCCACGACCTCAAGGGGCTAATCTACATGGATCAGAACCGCTTGGAGGAGGCCTTGGGGGAGTTCGAAAAGGCCATAGAGCTGGCGACGAGGGAAGCGCTCTATCATTACCATAAGGCACTTTGCCTAGAGAAACTAAGGAGGACTACCGAGGCCCTGAAGGAAATCGAGGTTGCCGTTAACCTCAATCCAGAGGAAGAGACGTATAGGAACATGATGAAGTCTCTGGCCGTCTCAAGGGAAGACCCAGAGGTCAGGTTCAATAGGGGAATGGAGCTAGCTAAAGCAAGGAGGTACGGGGAGGCCGTATCTGAATTTAGGGAGGCCATACGTGTTTCCCCAGACGTGCCTAAATACCACTTCCAGTTGGGTTTAGCCCTAGCAAACATGGGGAGGTTCGCTGAGGCTGAGGCGGAGTTTCGTACCGCCTCAAGGCTTGACCCAAAGAACCCTGTGTACCTGAACAACAGGGCCGTCTCCCTCTATCAGATGGGCAACTTCCTCGAGGCCCTAGCCGTTTTGCAGGAGGCTATTAGACTGAGACCTGACGAACCGGACTACCATTACAATAAGGCCCTTTGTCTCACGAAGCTTGGGAGGACTGGGGAGGCCCTGAAGGAGTTGGACCGAGCCCTGAAGGTCAGGCCTGGAGATAGGAGGTACCTAAGGACTAGGGACAGCTTATTGGGGAGAGGAGAGGTTAAATCTTAA
- a CDS encoding thiamine pyrophosphate-binding protein, with product MKASEALLKMLEGYGVKHVFGLVGETSLPLYEAFSDFPQIHHVHGRDERNVVIMADAYARFSGRPGVAEIPGVGAPYALPGLAEANVSGIPIITFVSDIPVQSEKRNVLTEHDKGYLASVSKENLNVMSPTALPRLVRRAFRTATTGRTGPVTVRIPSDVLDGEVEEGEVYVQPEFSSYPSLRFAPEDERISQALKMLENATNPVMVCGQGVLLSHAEDEVLRLAEILGIPVGTTITGKGAFPETHPLSIGVIGARGGTKFSNRVVAEADVVFLIGTNTDSANTWDWRLPSSTSTVIQLDVSERELGNNYKVYPLLGDAKLTLRRMIDMVKGARRWREVQGKADYENHVSSLGSVETDLVNPVKFMQLLSRTLDERTYVVAEPGTGAIYSSAYLKLKFHGRRIMYNYSLGGLGYAIPASIGTYFATGGRVITLATDGNLFFEMGELETLSRVKANVKVFMFNNKSFGWIRAAMVSKYGRVLDGTSMGEVDFSKIAKSFNMEYDRIERTGDIEEVLGRTFKDDLPKFVEVLIRSEDKVVPPVPEWRDIKDGIYLG from the coding sequence ATGAAGGCCTCTGAAGCCCTCCTTAAAATGCTGGAAGGCTATGGGGTGAAACACGTCTTTGGGCTTGTCGGTGAAACTTCATTACCCCTATACGAGGCGTTCTCTGACTTCCCGCAAATTCACCATGTTCACGGAAGGGATGAGAGGAACGTCGTCATCATGGCTGACGCCTACGCTAGGTTTTCAGGAAGACCCGGTGTAGCCGAAATACCGGGAGTCGGCGCTCCCTATGCATTACCAGGGTTAGCTGAGGCAAACGTATCTGGAATACCGATCATAACGTTCGTGAGTGATATCCCCGTCCAGAGTGAGAAGAGAAACGTCCTTACTGAGCACGACAAGGGTTACTTAGCATCAGTCTCAAAGGAGAACTTGAACGTCATGAGCCCCACGGCGTTACCTAGGCTGGTGAGGAGGGCCTTCAGGACAGCGACGACGGGAAGGACAGGACCGGTCACGGTGAGGATCCCGTCTGACGTACTGGACGGAGAAGTGGAAGAGGGAGAGGTCTACGTCCAACCGGAGTTCTCGAGCTATCCTTCCTTAAGGTTCGCACCTGAAGACGAAAGGATCTCCCAAGCCCTCAAGATGCTTGAGAACGCCACAAACCCAGTGATGGTGTGCGGTCAGGGGGTCCTCCTCTCCCACGCTGAGGATGAGGTCTTAAGGCTCGCCGAGATCCTTGGAATCCCTGTCGGTACCACAATAACGGGGAAAGGGGCGTTTCCCGAGACCCATCCCCTCTCCATAGGGGTCATTGGGGCTAGGGGTGGTACCAAGTTCTCCAACAGAGTCGTGGCGGAGGCTGACGTGGTTTTCCTCATCGGGACTAACACGGATTCTGCCAACACCTGGGACTGGAGGCTCCCAAGCTCAACATCCACGGTCATACAGTTGGACGTTAGCGAGAGGGAACTTGGGAACAACTACAAGGTCTACCCACTCCTTGGGGACGCAAAGCTGACTCTGAGGAGAATGATAGACATGGTTAAGGGGGCCAGGAGATGGAGGGAAGTTCAGGGGAAAGCTGACTATGAGAACCACGTCAGCTCATTGGGCTCCGTTGAGACAGACCTGGTAAACCCCGTGAAATTTATGCAGTTACTCTCAAGGACGTTGGACGAGAGGACTTATGTAGTAGCGGAACCAGGGACCGGGGCCATTTACAGCTCTGCCTACCTCAAGCTTAAGTTCCACGGGAGAAGGATAATGTACAACTATTCTCTTGGCGGTCTAGGGTATGCCATCCCAGCCTCGATTGGTACCTACTTCGCCACAGGCGGGAGAGTGATTACCTTAGCCACCGACGGAAATCTCTTCTTCGAGATGGGGGAGTTGGAGACCCTGAGCAGGGTGAAGGCTAACGTGAAGGTCTTCATGTTCAATAACAAGTCTTTCGGTTGGATAAGGGCTGCCATGGTGAGCAAATATGGTAGGGTCCTGGACGGGACTAGTATGGGTGAAGTCGACTTCTCCAAGATAGCTAAGTCCTTTAATATGGAGTATGACAGGATAGAGAGGACCGGGGATATAGAGGAGGTTTTAGGGAGGACTTTCAAGGATGACTTACCTAAATTTGTGGAAGTTTTGATTAGGAGCGAAGACAAGGTAGTCCCCCCTGTTCCAG
- a CDS encoding DUF981 family protein, which produces MTLFVDVLTNQLIVMSVVFLALAYGLLRMYRVHSTAMDYRNALQVVYVPLLLFGSLIALTGIYGLLVWPLVSSYNILFYDLYPVLGIGIVGIAVAVKYGYKLEGLGFTSLLFGLVTIYYGVQGYLHNMTNEPLALLGLYSLVGLSSIFFYPVTQILDNGKGWRIFLVIDAVLLILAALLAGYIGLLAVPEHLVGFSKWVPPAI; this is translated from the coding sequence ATGACACTGTTCGTAGATGTATTAACCAATCAGTTGATAGTCATGTCGGTCGTCTTCTTGGCGTTAGCTTACGGTCTTCTCAGGATGTACAGGGTTCACAGCACGGCGATGGACTATAGGAACGCCCTTCAGGTCGTTTACGTTCCCCTTCTTCTCTTCGGTAGTCTAATAGCCCTCACGGGGATTTACGGTCTCCTGGTGTGGCCCCTTGTGAGCAGTTACAATATCCTGTTTTACGACCTCTATCCTGTCTTGGGGATTGGAATCGTTGGAATAGCTGTCGCCGTAAAATACGGATATAAGCTGGAGGGCTTAGGGTTCACGTCACTTCTCTTCGGTTTGGTTACCATATATTACGGAGTCCAGGGTTACCTTCACAACATGACTAATGAACCTCTGGCATTGCTGGGGTTGTACTCCCTAGTTGGACTTTCCTCCATATTCTTCTACCCTGTAACCCAGATCCTTGACAACGGTAAAGGGTGGAGGATATTCCTGGTGATCGACGCAGTGCTCTTGATACTCGCAGCCCTGTTGGCAGGTTACATAGGACTGTTAGCAGTACCTGAGCACTTGGTAGGTTTCTCAAAGTGGGTTCCTCCTGCCATCTAA
- a CDS encoding class I SAM-dependent methyltransferase, whose amino-acid sequence MGDLTRATDEELQRIYNDIPSFYDRANALISFFQDVKWRTELVATVRSYVPKPRSVLDVASGKGELSFIVKKLMDKDTIMLDYALNMLKSSFVEGERVLASFYNLPFRDGAFDAVVSSFALHAADDIEEVVREMARVSRGVIGVIAMGKDDNPILRSYVGIYLRFIQPYLAKLVGAKPEDYRYIYYIYRRIPVNSQVKKTFEKYVELKLFEVKALGSVYICVGTKRDLGR is encoded by the coding sequence ATGGGAGACTTAACGAGGGCTACAGACGAGGAGTTGCAGAGGATCTACAACGACATACCCAGCTTCTACGACAGGGCCAACGCTTTGATCTCCTTCTTTCAGGACGTTAAGTGGAGGACTGAACTGGTAGCTACCGTGAGGAGTTACGTACCGAAACCTAGGTCAGTCCTGGACGTAGCGTCAGGAAAAGGTGAGCTCTCGTTCATTGTGAAAAAACTGATGGATAAGGATACGATCATGTTGGATTACGCCCTCAACATGCTTAAGAGTTCCTTCGTTGAGGGGGAAAGGGTCTTGGCATCCTTTTATAACCTCCCCTTTAGGGACGGAGCTTTCGATGCGGTTGTCAGTAGCTTCGCCCTTCACGCAGCGGACGATATTGAGGAGGTAGTGAGGGAAATGGCTAGGGTAAGCAGGGGGGTTATAGGGGTCATAGCCATGGGAAAGGATGATAACCCTATCCTGAGGAGCTACGTGGGGATCTACCTTAGGTTCATCCAGCCGTACTTAGCTAAACTAGTTGGTGCAAAGCCGGAAGACTACAGATACATATATTATATATATAGGAGAATACCCGTGAATTCTCAGGTGAAGAAAACTTTCGAGAAGTACGTAGAACTAAAGCTCTTTGAGGTTAAGGCTCTAGGATCAGTTTATATTTGTGTAGGGACAAAAAGAGATTTAGGGAGATGA
- a CDS encoding ATP-binding protein, whose amino-acid sequence MEALNRVNPWWFYDNWETKDKHLADWSSQKYRWVPKWIREISLEPFSLNFVYGTRQSGKTTGLKLLIKGAIQGGNSSPMGTYYMDLDFVTSLAEFRRILEGVIKERERRREKRNLLVIDEVTSIDDWWKVLKFFIDRGEFKDDVIVVSGSSTIGLVKTPERSPGRRGKGKEVKVLPLSFPEFVEVTGSKKEDLLYDSAKAQATFEEYKAKGGFPKSINENRDAREALIDGVLSEIYKHGRSPRLVQDILYSLMGKITSALSYNSVASELGISHNTVREYLEFLSDLLVVGIAYLKEGERVVTRREKKVFFRDPFILHSISEWVGREFDESALLENIIQEHLFRKFGEVYFLKDSYEVDVVSGDYRVEVKGRRAHRGYPRGVTIISEEDAPSFLLRLS is encoded by the coding sequence ATGGAAGCTTTAAATAGAGTGAACCCGTGGTGGTTCTACGACAACTGGGAGACCAAGGACAAGCACCTGGCTGATTGGAGCTCCCAGAAGTACAGATGGGTACCTAAATGGATAAGGGAAATATCCCTTGAACCCTTCAGCTTAAACTTCGTTTACGGCACTAGACAATCAGGAAAAACTACTGGACTGAAGCTCTTAATAAAGGGAGCGATACAGGGCGGTAATTCCTCACCCATGGGTACCTACTACATGGATCTAGACTTTGTGACATCACTTGCAGAGTTCAGGAGGATCCTTGAGGGCGTTATAAAAGAGAGGGAGAGGAGGCGCGAAAAAAGGAACTTACTCGTGATAGACGAGGTCACTTCAATTGACGATTGGTGGAAGGTGTTGAAGTTCTTTATAGACAGAGGAGAGTTCAAGGACGACGTCATAGTGGTCAGCGGTTCTTCAACTATAGGCCTAGTCAAGACACCTGAAAGGTCCCCCGGGAGGAGGGGTAAAGGTAAGGAGGTCAAGGTACTCCCCCTGTCCTTCCCTGAGTTTGTAGAGGTTACAGGTTCCAAGAAGGAGGACTTGCTTTACGATAGCGCTAAAGCCCAAGCCACCTTTGAAGAGTATAAGGCAAAAGGGGGATTCCCGAAGTCAATAAATGAGAACAGGGACGCGAGAGAAGCCCTCATAGACGGAGTCTTATCTGAGATATACAAACACGGAAGGAGCCCTAGACTTGTACAAGACATCTTGTACTCGTTAATGGGAAAAATAACCTCAGCGTTATCCTACAACTCGGTAGCTAGCGAGTTGGGTATCTCACACAACACCGTGAGGGAGTACCTTGAGTTCCTCTCCGATTTACTTGTTGTGGGTATAGCTTACTTGAAGGAAGGAGAGAGAGTGGTAACGAGGAGGGAGAAGAAGGTATTTTTCAGGGACCCCTTCATATTGCACTCCATCTCGGAGTGGGTGGGGAGGGAGTTTGACGAGAGTGCCCTCCTTGAGAACATAATCCAGGAGCACCTGTTTAGGAAGTTTGGGGAAGTTTACTTCCTTAAGGACTCCTACGAGGTAGATGTGGTCTCCGGGGATTACAGGGTAGAAGTCAAGGGCAGAAGGGCGCACAGGGGCTACCCTAGAGGGGTCACCATAATCTCAGAGGAGGACGCCCCGTCTTTTCTACTTAGACTCAGCTGA
- a CDS encoding transposase, which produces MFNLYEYGIKVFLVVEYMLQGSAPYNVVERGPMGVINSPIGHRLHSDVNGALNIMKLGVKKTANALKKLLYSLVTSNGINPVNGSNAQDLSRTPTL; this is translated from the coding sequence ATGTTCAACCTCTACGAGTACGGTATAAAGGTATTCCTCGTTGTAGAGTACATGCTTCAAGGGTCTGCGCCCTATAACGTCGTTGAGAGGGGACCTATGGGAGTCATCAACAGCCCAATAGGTCACAGACTCCACAGCGACGTTAACGGTGCTCTCAACATTATGAAACTAGGGGTAAAGAAAACCGCAAACGCACTAAAGAAGCTCCTTTACTCCCTCGTAACGTCGAACGGAATAAATCCCGTAAATGGGAGTAACGCCCAAGACCTCAGCAGAACCCCCACCCTTTAA
- a CDS encoding DUF3800 domain-containing protein, which produces MDEAGDLADETAYFVMAGVLSRNNSDISRKRDEAIELVGSKYKPVRKFHFRDDNDLVKREFIGVIKEMDIKVTLLVIKKFRRISRKECFEELIKNVEIPSKGTLHIYVDDYLTNQKLRRNTEEELKRSSAKIISAKVKGIPVKVSFKKSLAGLEVADYLASMTWSYYERGKFKEYFDIIANKITIKEIEKK; this is translated from the coding sequence GTGGACGAAGCCGGGGATTTAGCAGACGAGACGGCTTATTTCGTGATGGCTGGTGTCTTGTCGAGAAATAATAGTGATATTTCAAGGAAAAGAGATGAAGCAATTGAACTCGTAGGATCTAAGTATAAACCTGTTAGAAAGTTCCATTTTAGGGACGATAATGATCTGGTGAAAAGGGAGTTTATAGGTGTTATAAAGGAGATGGACATAAAAGTTACATTACTTGTCATAAAGAAGTTCCGAAGGATAAGCCGGAAAGAGTGCTTTGAGGAACTGATAAAAAACGTTGAAATTCCTTCGAAAGGTACCCTCCATATATACGTCGACGACTATTTAACAAATCAAAAGTTGAGAAGAAATACTGAAGAAGAGTTAAAGAGATCCTCTGCTAAAATCATCTCTGCTAAAGTAAAGGGCATTCCAGTCAAAGTAAGTTTTAAAAAGTCCCTGGCAGGTTTGGAAGTAGCGGATTATCTGGCCTCAATGACTTGGAGCTATTACGAGAGGGGGAAGTTCAAGGAGTACTTCGACATTATTGCAAACAAGATAACTATAAAAGAAATTGAAAAGAAATAA
- a CDS encoding CBS domain-containing protein, with protein MNVGQLISKDLVSLPSSSTMRDVAKAMRDNDVSSVILLGEGGEVTIVTERDVTRAVAEGLDYSTPAKKLGKGPVISIEKNRPLIEALELMGEKKIRHLLVTDRGKPVGVVSIREVANTLSLMMVSETSY; from the coding sequence ATGAATGTTGGTCAATTAATAAGTAAAGATTTGGTAAGTCTTCCCTCTTCCTCAACCATGAGGGATGTAGCTAAAGCCATGAGGGACAACGACGTTAGTTCAGTGATCCTACTAGGGGAAGGAGGAGAGGTAACCATTGTGACTGAAAGGGACGTCACTAGGGCAGTCGCCGAGGGACTGGACTACTCAACACCAGCTAAGAAGTTGGGTAAAGGACCTGTAATCTCCATAGAAAAGAACAGACCACTGATTGAGGCTCTAGAGTTAATGGGTGAAAAGAAGATAAGGCATCTCCTGGTCACGGACAGAGGGAAGCCGGTTGGTGTGGTCTCCATAAGGGAGGTCGCCAACACCCTTTCCCTCATGATGGTATCTGAAACGTCCTACTGA
- a CDS encoding radical SAM protein, with the protein MRKTILQDFIDSYPDLPREVVVKEDILLRGLNFSDRALELEYQEKAYFLFTFDPDDPNLVKSRRKVVPQEIRFRGGPLQLRPTVVQVRHSHSSPYMIDVVDGELTLKRDGVPFAQVEFVPKPGYYGNKLSNGLNVEEVAPAIYWGETVDVTVYRICEYWNSREECKFCDINENFKSWGHLRQGIGAVVPKELVAEGVEVASRYSSTKRYLITGGAIKEGRKEVEFYLGYMKEVEEKLSRNVPARLNTQALPVDVLGKFYEAGVDYYHPNLEVWDPTLFRLISPGKERNIGREEWLKRTLEAVKVFGVGNVSPNFVAGIEMAYSEDFPYGFRKVEDAVKSTSEGVEFLMSRDVTPKFDTWGLEPRSWFGIHNVRAPPLEYYLELYRSYRDLKREYGLPWPQGLGEAGPGTSKVPASGFMDVEP; encoded by the coding sequence ATGCGGAAAACTATCCTCCAGGACTTTATAGACTCGTATCCAGACCTCCCTAGGGAGGTAGTTGTAAAAGAGGACATACTACTTAGGGGGTTGAACTTCTCAGATAGGGCGTTGGAACTGGAGTACCAGGAGAAGGCTTACTTCCTCTTCACCTTCGACCCCGACGACCCGAACTTAGTGAAATCTAGACGAAAGGTAGTCCCCCAAGAGATAAGGTTCAGAGGCGGCCCACTCCAGCTTAGACCCACAGTGGTCCAAGTTAGGCATTCCCACTCTTCTCCCTATATGATTGACGTGGTTGACGGTGAGCTTACGCTCAAGAGGGACGGAGTACCTTTTGCCCAGGTTGAATTTGTACCCAAGCCCGGGTATTATGGGAACAAGTTAAGTAACGGGCTAAACGTTGAGGAAGTCGCGCCGGCGATCTATTGGGGTGAGACAGTTGATGTGACGGTCTACAGGATCTGTGAGTACTGGAACTCCAGGGAGGAATGTAAGTTCTGCGATATCAACGAGAACTTCAAGTCCTGGGGGCACTTAAGGCAGGGGATTGGGGCTGTAGTCCCAAAAGAGCTAGTCGCTGAAGGGGTGGAAGTTGCGTCCAGGTACTCAAGTACCAAAAGGTACCTAATAACTGGAGGCGCTATAAAGGAAGGGAGGAAGGAGGTTGAATTTTATCTAGGCTACATGAAGGAGGTGGAGGAAAAGTTGAGCAGGAACGTCCCAGCCAGGTTAAACACACAGGCCCTCCCAGTGGACGTCCTGGGGAAGTTTTACGAGGCAGGAGTGGACTACTACCACCCTAACCTGGAGGTCTGGGACCCAACCCTCTTCAGGCTCATCTCACCGGGTAAGGAGAGGAACATAGGGAGAGAAGAGTGGCTCAAAAGGACGTTGGAGGCGGTAAAGGTATTTGGAGTCGGAAACGTAAGTCCCAACTTCGTGGCTGGAATCGAGATGGCCTACTCGGAGGACTTCCCGTACGGTTTTAGGAAGGTTGAGGACGCAGTGAAGTCCACATCAGAAGGGGTGGAGTTCCTCATGTCCAGGGACGTTACCCCTAAGTTCGACACGTGGGGGTTGGAACCCAGGTCCTGGTTTGGTATCCACAACGTCAGGGCACCACCATTGGAGTACTACCTAGAGCTGTACCGGTCCTACAGAGACCTCAAGAGGGAATATGGTCTGCCCTGGCCGCAGGGGCTGGGGGAGGCCGGTCCTGGAACGTCTAAGGTACCTGCCTCAGGGTTCATGGACGTAGAACCCTGA